A window of the Cannabis sativa cultivar Pink pepper isolate KNU-18-1 chromosome X, ASM2916894v1, whole genome shotgun sequence genome harbors these coding sequences:
- the LOC115719295 gene encoding probable pectinesterase/pectinesterase inhibitor 51, producing the protein MRGSRVVYYSLPLFFFSSLLSLEIALFIFLKLGNRILIIIMSTMNLIFLSLLFFFLLSYSSSANNDNPVPPTSSPSPSPTLTPSPIIQQACKATRFVESCLTTMAKHGEEVGPNASPIQVIQAALKVVADNLHIANSMVEFIANSPTNNKHLEKATKSCLETFQNANYRISIANSSLPSGNIKDARVWMSASLMYQHGCWSSLKNSNDTQILVTQTMSFVSSLAELSSNALSMMASYDRYGQDMSAWAPPKTERDGFWENTTTTPTTSLDLGFRGGFPSNLTVDVTVCKDGRNGCYKTIQDAVNASTDLSIKKFVIHITAGVYEEIVRVPFVKQNIVFIGDGMGKTVITGSLNVGLMGLTTYDTATVGVVGDGFMAKGITFQNTAGVDAHQAVAFRSSSDHSVIEECEFIGNQDTLYAHSLRQFYKSCRIQGNVDFIFGNSASFFQDCQILIAPRVDISEKGEKNAVTAHSRRDPAQFSGFVFHNCSINGTEEYIKLYKSNPKIHKSYLGRPWKVYSRTVFIRCNIEELITPQGWLEWDNDVGLNTLFYGEFENTGKGSDLSQRVQWSSRIPPEHVNAYSVRNFIQGHDWIPTN; encoded by the exons ATGAGAGGAAGTAGGGTGGTATATTATTCTCTaccgttattttttttttcttctcttttgtcTCTGGAAATAGCCCTATTTATATTCTTGAAATTAGGCAatagaatattaataataatcatGTCCACCATGAACCTCATCTTCCTctctctcctcttcttcttcttattatctTACTCATCATCAGCCAACAATGATAATCCGGTTCCACCAACATCATCGCCATCGCCATCGCCAACGCTAACGCCATCGCCAATCATCCAGCAAGCATGCAAAGCCACCCGTTTCGTAGAATCATGCTTGACCACAATGGCAAAGCATGGAGAGGAAGTAGGACCCAACGCCTCTCCAATTCAAGTTATTCAAGCAGCGTTAAAAGTAGTCGCTGATAATCTCCACATTGCCAATTCAATGGTTGAATTTATCGCTAATTCACCAACTAATAACAAGCACTTGGAAAAGGCCACAAAGAGTTGCCTTGAGACATTTCAAAACGCTAATTACCGTATATCTATAGCCAATTCCTCATTACCAAGTGGGAATATAAAAGATGCACGTGTGTGGATGAGTGCATCACTAATGTACCAACATGGATGTTGGTCTTCCCTAAAAAATTCCAATGACACCCAAATATTGGTCACTCAAACCATGTCTTTTGTGTCTTCTTTGGCTGAATTATCAAGCAATGCACTTAGCATGATGGCATCTTACGACCGCTATGGTCAAGACATGTCAGCATGGGCCCCACCCAAAACCGAGCGAGACGGATTTTGGGAGAACACTACTACTACTCCTACGACGTCATTGGATCTTGGTTTTCGAGGTGGGTTCCCGTCAAATTTAACGGTGGACGTGACAGTGTGTAAAGACGGGAGAAACGGTTGTTACAAAACAATACAAGATGCCGTTAATGCTTCGACAGATCTTAGCATTAAAAAGTTTGTTATACATATAACGGCTGGTGTTTATGAGGAGATTGTGAGGGTCCCATTTGTGAAGCAGAATATTGTGTTCATAGGGGATGGTATGGGCAAAACTGTTATTACTGGTTCACTTAATGTTGGTCTCATGGGACTTACCACATATGATACTGCTACAGTTG GAGTTGTTGGGGATGGGTTCATGGCGAAAGGCATAACCTTCCAAAACACAGCCGGAGTTGATGCACACCAAGCTGTAGCATTCAGATCAAGCAGTGATCATTCAGTGATTGAGGAATGTGAATTCATAGGAAACCAAGACACTCTTTACGCTCACTCACTTCGCCAATTCTATAAATCATGTCGCATCCAAGGCAACGTAGACTTCATCTTTGGAAACTCTGCTTCATTTTTCCAAGACTGCCAAATCCTAATAGCTCCTAGAGTAGACATTTCTGAGAAAGGGGAGAAGAATGCAGTAACTGCCCACAGTAGGAGGGACCCTGCACAGTTTTCTGGCTTTGTTTTCCATAATTGCTCCATTAATGGCACTGAAGAATACATCAAGTTGTATAAGAGCAACCCTAAAATCCACAAAAGCTACTTGGGAAGGCCATGGAAAGTATATTCGAGAACAGTTTTCATACGATGTAACATAGAAGAGTTGATCACGCCTCAAGGATGGTTGGAATGGGATAATGATGTTGGTTTGAATACGCTTTTCTATGGAGAATTTGAAAATACTGGAAAAGGGTCAGACCTATCCCAAAGAGTGCAATGGAGTAGCCGAATTCCACCTGAACATGTTAATGCATATTCAGTTCGAAATTTCATCCAAGGACATGACTGGATTCctacaaattaa